One genomic region from Conexibacter woesei DSM 14684 encodes:
- a CDS encoding response regulator translates to MTETDSDGAHGAQIRVVIADDHRVVRSGLRMVLDAEPDIAVVAEAGDVPSAERAVRAHHPHVLVLDLNMPGEQSLPAIPRLVAELPETAVVVLTMQQDPAFAREALRSGARGYVLKEAADDELVQAVRLAREGRTYLNPELGARMAAEPPPSGPPDDLTARELEVLRLIALGHTNAEIAQQLFLSIRTVESHRAHIQQKVRRSSRAELVRYALDHGLMDATAPGSGPV, encoded by the coding sequence GTGACCGAGACCGACAGCGACGGCGCGCATGGCGCGCAGATCCGCGTCGTGATCGCGGACGACCACCGCGTCGTCCGCAGCGGGCTGCGGATGGTGCTCGACGCCGAGCCCGACATCGCCGTCGTCGCCGAGGCCGGCGACGTGCCGTCCGCCGAGCGCGCGGTGCGCGCCCACCATCCGCACGTGCTCGTGCTCGACCTCAACATGCCGGGCGAGCAGAGCCTGCCGGCGATCCCGCGCCTCGTCGCCGAGCTGCCGGAGACCGCCGTCGTCGTCCTGACGATGCAGCAGGATCCCGCGTTCGCGCGCGAGGCGCTGCGCTCGGGCGCGCGCGGCTACGTGCTGAAGGAGGCGGCCGACGACGAGCTGGTCCAGGCGGTGCGCCTCGCGCGCGAGGGCCGCACGTACCTCAACCCCGAGCTCGGCGCGCGGATGGCGGCCGAGCCGCCGCCGAGCGGCCCGCCCGACGATCTGACCGCGCGCGAGCTGGAGGTCCTGCGGCTGATCGCGCTCGGCCACACGAACGCCGAGATCGCGCAGCAGCTCTTCCTCAGCATCCGCACCGTCGAGTCGCATCGCGCGCACATCCAGCAGAAGGTGCGCCGCTCGTCGCGCGCCGAGCTGGTCCGCTACGCGCTCGACCACGGTCTGATGGACGCGACGGCACCCGGCTCCGGCCCTGTCTGA